One Myxocyprinus asiaticus isolate MX2 ecotype Aquarium Trade chromosome 20, UBuf_Myxa_2, whole genome shotgun sequence genomic region harbors:
- the LOC127411363 gene encoding maleylacetoacetate isomerase-like isoform X1 — MRQFGRESHMQLQCPVLQGYFRSSCSWRVQTGTEFEQVPINLIKDGGQQLTDQFKAFNPMQQVSTDGITLSHSETWPGPCLLPADPKQHAQVRMICDIIASGIEPLQNLYVIQKIGAEKVQWAQHFINRGFEGEFLTNDTFGLFNTVQLHFAFILVLP; from the exons CCTGTTCTGCAAGGATATTTCAGAAGTTCTTGCTCTTGGAGAGTCCAGACAG gcactgagtttgagcAAGTACCAATAAATCTCATCAAGGATGGTGGGCAACAG CTCACAGATCAGTTTAAAGCATTTAATCCAATGCAGCAAGTGTCCACTGATGGCATCACCTTGTCTCACTCG GAAACTTGGCCAGGGCCCTGCCTCCTGCCTGCAGACCCAAAGCAGCATGCTCAGGTCCGCATGATCTGTGACATCATCGCCTCTGGGATCGAGCCCCTCCAG AACCTGTATGTGATTCAGAAAATTGGAGCAGAGAAGGTACAGTGGGCTCAACATTTCATCAACAGAGGATTTGAAGGCGAGTTTTTAACTAATGACACCTTTGGTCTTTTCAATACAGTGCAGTTACATTTTGCTTTTATCTTAGTTCTGCCATAA